One segment of Brassica napus cultivar Da-Ae chromosome C3, Da-Ae, whole genome shotgun sequence DNA contains the following:
- the LOC111203756 gene encoding uncharacterized protein LOC111203756, with the protein MKTSIVFFVVILSISAISLAKQSPPEACIRSNIARSLSPPSKTSNFEVSDELCRDEARAIMYYLRLNKEFPPYYVQALCNIFGDDEKKVKVYVTKTWLNHSKKLLNSLTCMRRTTLVTKTKSPVEDCIRRKIALSLSPSPSHTSHFDVMKDQLCRHETRIIMFFLKMNGKFPTYYVEALCNIFGGDDKKVKNYVMKKWLDHSEKLINSLTCVS; encoded by the coding sequence ATGAAGACCTCCATTGTCTTCTTCGTAGTCATTCTCTCCATTTCTGCTATCTCCTTAGCCAAGCAGAGCCCTCCGGAAGCTTGCATAAGAAGTAACATTGCCCGGTCACTCTCTCCTCCTTCAAAAACATCTAATTTCGAGGTGTCAGACGAATTGTGCAGAGATGAGGCACGAGCCATCATGTACTACTTGAGACTTAACAAAGAGTTCCCACCATACTACGTCCAGGCGTTGTGCAATATATTTGGAGATGATGAAAAGAAAGTGAAGGTATACGTTACTAAGACATGGTTGAATCATTCCAAGAAGCTCCTCAATAGCTTAACATGCATGAGAAGAACCACCCTAGTAACCAAGACTAAGAGCCCTGTGGAAGATTGCATACGAAGAAAAATTGCTCTATCACTCTCTCCTTCGCCTTCCCACACATCTCATTTCGATGTTATGAAAGACCAGTTATGCAGACACGAGACACGCATTATTATGTTCTTCTTGAAAATGAACGGGAAGTTCCCAACTTACTACGTTGAGGCATTGTGCAATATATTTGGAGGCGacgacaagaaagtgaaaaattaCGTTATGAAGAAATGGTTGGATCATTCGGAGAAGCTCATCAATAGCTTAACTTGTGTTTCttga
- the LOC106383817 gene encoding uncharacterized protein LOC106383817, translating into MSSSSSDEVDEALEEMVDQVVDNYIDSVIHGHPNKSKRRAYIERAREQGHNQLWNDYFNDNPTYPPEMFRRRFRLNKPLFLRIVERISNEVPYFQQRRSACGRNGLSPLQKCTAAIRMLAYGQSGDTFDEYLRLGDSTARLCLANFTDAIIQLFRDEYLRSPTAEDLQRLLDVGEVRGFPGMIGSIDCMHWEWKNCPTAWKGQFTRGSGKSTIVLEAVASQDLWIWHVFFGLPGRLNDINVLDRSPIFDDILHGRAPKVKFKVNNHTYRMS; encoded by the coding sequence atgtcttcctcatcaagtgaTGAAGTTGATGAAGCTTTAGAAGAAATGGTCGACCAAGTTGTTGATAATTACATCGACTCAGTGATTCATGGTCACCCCAACAAGTCCAAAAGACGGGCTTATATCGAAAGAGCTCGGGAACAAGGACACAATCAGCTGTGGAACgattattttaatgataatccTACATACCCACCGGAAATGTTTAGGAGGCGTTTTCGACTGAACAAACCattgttccttcgcattgtAGAACGTATAAGTAATGAAGTTCCATACTTTCAGCAAAGACGAAGTGCTTGCGGAAGGAACGGGCTATctccacttcaaaagtgtacggcagctatacgtatgctggcatatggtcaatcgggagatacatttgacgaatatctccgacttggtgacaGTACAGCACGTTTATGTTTGGCAAATTTCACTGATGCAATAATACAGTTGTTTAGAGATGAATATCTACGAAGCCCTACAGCCgaggatcttcaacgattaCTCGATGTTGGAGAGGTACGGGGGTTTCCGGGAATGATAggcagcatcgactgtatgcattgggagtggaaaaactgcccTACGGCTTGGAAAGGTCAGTTCACACGGGGTTCAGGAAAGtcgacaattgtcttagaagccgtggcatcacaagatctttggatatggcacgtaTTTTTCGGCTTACCAGGTAGActcaacgatatcaatgttcttgatcggtcaccTATTTTTGATGACATCTTACATGGTCGAGCGCCTAAAGttaagttcaaggtcaacaaccacacttatcgtatGTCCTAA